A DNA window from Halichondria panicea chromosome 16, odHalPani1.1, whole genome shotgun sequence contains the following coding sequences:
- the LOC135349714 gene encoding calcium/calmodulin-dependent protein kinase kinase-like: protein MAERQDREQEYIFRNVQLLKNDTLGTGSYGAVCKAKCDQLLCAAKLLYSVLFQIAVPDPGKEHRHPFRRFETECAFLKRINHPNIVQYLGTYRDPDTNAPVLLMELMDESLTHFLESSPVDILYHIQVNLSYDIAQALAFLHSNGIIHRDLSSNNVLLIAGSRAKVTDFGMSKFRDINITRLATMTTCPGTPAFMSPEALTNHQCTQRN, encoded by the coding sequence ATGGCCGAGAGACAAGACCGTGAACAAGAGTACATATTCAGAAATGTTCAACTCTTAAAGAATGATACCCTTGGTACTGGCTCCTACGGGGCAGTGTGTAAAGCCAAGTGTGACCAGCTACTCTGTGCTGCCAAGCTACTCTATTCAGTGCTCTTTCAAATAGCTGTGCCTGACCCTGGCAAAGAACATAGACATCCGTTTAGAAGATTCGAAACAGAGTGTGCATTTCTGAAACGCATCAACCATCccaacattgtacagtacttggGGACCTATCGCGATCCCGACACAAATGCACCAGTTCTTCTCATGGAGCTCATGGACGAGAGTCTGACACATTTCCTGGAGTCATCACCTGTAGACATTCTctaccacatccaagtcaACCTCTCCTATGACATAGCTCAAGCACTTGCCTTTCTCCACTCCAATGGGATCATCCATCGGGACCTCTCCAGCAACAATGTCTTACTGATTGCAGGCAGTCGAGCTAAAGTCACCGATTTCGGAATGTCTAAATTCAGGGACATAAACATCACCCGACTagccacaatgaccacatgcCCAGGAACACCAGCCTTCATGTCTCCCGAGGCACTAACGAACcaccagtgtacacagagaaaCTAG